From a single Candidatus Bipolaricaulota bacterium genomic region:
- a CDS encoding nitronate monooxygenase, producing NYREANKRALSKELRRARDLSDGVIGVNIMLALSDYDDLVKVAVDEGADLLFLGAGLLLKLPKTLSLERLQQARTKIVPIVSSGRAARIIFQHWAKRYQHVPDAVVVEGPLAGGHLGFKKEEIDDPNYALEKLVPAVIETIEPFAQQFGKEIPVIAAGGIFTGADIARFMRLGAQGVQMATRFVATYECDASPAFKEMYLKCRKDDLVIIDSPVGLPGRAIRNDFLDDVARGIKKPFECPWKCLKTCDYRTSPYCIARALTNAKKGKLSDGFAFAGANAYRVEKITSVHELIDSLLDEYEKAMMT from the coding sequence GAATTACCGCGAGGCCAACAAGAGGGCTCTGAGTAAGGAGTTGCGGAGAGCAAGAGACTTGTCTGACGGGGTCATCGGGGTGAACATCATGCTCGCCCTCTCCGATTACGATGATCTCGTAAAGGTGGCCGTGGACGAAGGAGCGGACCTCCTCTTCCTCGGAGCGGGGCTTTTGCTCAAGCTTCCCAAGACGCTGTCACTGGAGAGGCTGCAGCAGGCTCGCACAAAGATCGTTCCGATTGTGTCTTCTGGACGAGCGGCAAGGATCATATTCCAGCATTGGGCAAAACGGTATCAACATGTCCCCGATGCAGTGGTCGTGGAGGGGCCGCTGGCTGGGGGGCATCTCGGATTCAAGAAGGAGGAGATCGACGACCCCAACTATGCGCTGGAGAAACTCGTACCTGCGGTCATCGAAACGATAGAGCCGTTCGCGCAGCAGTTCGGCAAGGAGATCCCGGTTATCGCTGCAGGAGGCATATTCACCGGAGCGGACATCGCCAGGTTCATGCGCTTAGGCGCACAAGGGGTGCAGATGGCGACCAGGTTCGTCGCCACCTACGAATGCGATGCCTCTCCCGCGTTTAAAGAGATGTATCTTAAATGCAGAAAGGATGATTTGGTGATAATCGACAGCCCGGTCGGGCTCCCGGGAAGAGCGATACGCAATGATTTTCTCGATGATGTAGCGCGGGGGATCAAGAAGCCGTTTGAGTGTCCGTGGAAGTGCCTCAAGACATGCGACTACCGGACATCTCCCTACTGCATCGCGCGCGCATTGACCAACGCCAAGAAAGGAAAGCTGAGCGATGGATTCGCCTTTGCCGGCGCTAACGCCTACCGGGTGGAGAAGATCACCTCGGTCCACGAACTCATCGATTCCCTGTTGGATGAATACGAAAAGGCGATGATGACGTAG